The region ATTTTGCTCATTCTTTTCCGTTCTTTTGTGTTTCCATAGCCCTGGAAATGTCCGGTAACGTAGTGCTAGGAGTCGTGTATGACCCTGTAAGGGACGAGTTATTTTACGCGGAACATGGAAAGGGAGCCTGCCTGAACAACAAGAGAATATTGGTGTCGAAGACGCAAAAACTCCGCGAGGGCTTTCTTGCTACCGGATTCGCATACGGCAGGGAGAAAAAGGACAGGAATGTTGCCAATTTCCGGAGATTCCTGATGAAGGCGCTGGCTATCAGGCGCGCCGGATCTGCCGCCCTTGACCTATGTTATGTAGCTTGTGGCAGGTTTGATGGATATTGGGAGTATGGCCTTCATCCTTGGGATAGCGCTGCCGGTATGATTATTGTTAGAGAAGCAAAAGGTTTGGTAACAAGGTTTGGCGGTGAAGATTACTATCCTTACGACAATGATATTTTGGCGTCAAATGCCGTTATACATAGAAGCATGCAAGCGATCCTCATTAATCATCGCGAATAATCGAATATCTTAACAATTTAATTCTATTAATATTGCGACGGAAAGAATTGTTTATTCTTTATAAACATAGGGTAAAAGTTAGTGTGTTAGTCCATAAAATATTTAGATATTTTCTATTGACAAAGGGCGCCATTTGGTATAGACTTGACATGTAAATGAAGTATAACTAAAGACAGGGGATATGAAATACAAAACCACTATAGAGATCATATCAGATGCTTCGGATAAGTGCGAAGCGGCCGATATAGCTGGCGAGTATCTTTCCGGGAACTTGGTTTCCGGCGTCGCTATGAAATGCCGCACATCAGCCGTATGCTCATATAAGAAGACCGTTGTTGCGATATTTGTGGTAGTGCTTGTCGTGTCCATCGGTATATTTTCCGCCTGGCAGCCAAGGATATCTCAGAGTATGACGCCACTTACATTATCCGGCATAAGCGCGGTTCAGCCGCCTCTCAAGACAGCGCAAGACAAAAAGAGCGAGGATTTTAAGAAGGAATGGCAAAAGAAGCAGAATAAAGCCGCCATAGACCTTATAAAATCCGTTCGTTAATATAAGAATTCATACGCTCGTACTTGCAAAAACATTTTTTAGACGCTTCATTTAAGGTTATCTTAAGTGAAGCGCCTTTTTTTTATTAAAATCGCAATGATTTATCAATACGATTATGGTATATTATTCATGGCTATTACTTAGGAGGAAGGTCCTTTCATGGGTGATATACTGAGGTTGCGGGAAAAGCTGTCAATAATCGGTTATATACCTCTTTTTGCCGGACTTACAGTAGAAGATAAAAAGACCGTTGCTGCGGCCAGCTCCATTATAGAGTATAAAAAAGACGATGTAATATATCGAGAAGGAGAACCGGCAGACGCGTTCTACTGCGTCATTACAGGAAGGCTCAAAGCCTGCATAACCAGGCATTCCACTACGGAGAACCTGGAGTATTTAAAGCGTGGAAAATATTTTGGTATCATATCCATACTTACAGGAGACCCGCATTCCGTAACTGTCCAGGCCGTTAATGACTCTATCATCCTAAGGATACCGAAGGCCGATTTTGACAGGATGCTCGGGCGAATTCCTGCTCTAGCCATTCACTTCGGCAAGACCCTTTCAAAAAGACTCAAGACGAAAGACACCCATGGCAGGAAGGTCTTTGAGAGCAATATAATATCGGTATTTAATATATCCGCGGGCGCCAGCGCAGACGATTATATCCTTAACCTTGGCATCGGCCTGAAGAGCCAGACAGGCAAGAATATTATTTTTTTATACCTGAATAAAACCGGCGATAATACGTTTTATGCCTCCGGCGTTTCATTCTCTTCAAAATTGATCCGCCTCGATTCCCCGTTCTTCAACGAAGACATTGTCACTGAAAGCATATCCAGGCATGCCTGCGGTATAGACTTTATCAATGTAGCCCATAATCCAAAAGAACCCCTCAACCTGGTATCCCTTCTCAGTTATCTGACGAACTACTACCATTACCTTCTTGTCGGCCTTCCCAACGATATGGATGCGGCGATCTTTGAGTGCCTGCGGCAATCCGACAGCATTCATCTTATAACTGTCCCTGACCAGTCCGGCCTGAAGGCCGCGGCAAAACTTGCAAACGAATTGGAGGCTTCGTCGGCAGGAATGGGGATCAAGATGAAGATAATAACTGATGAGTCCGCCATGGTCGAGCTTATCCCGTTCGAGGAAAGAGTAGAAACCCTTAAGCATGATATCTTCGCAACGCTCCCTGAGATCAAAGGATTAGAAGGCAGCATAGTCGCCGCAGAACCTGTGTTGACCAGATGCCCGGATTGCGAATATTCTAAGATGATAAGGAGGATATCAAGACAGGTGGGGGATTGCCTGATAGGCCTTGCCCTGGGAAGCGGAGCGGCTTTAGGATTGGCCCACATCGGTGTTCTAAAAGTCCTGGAAAGAGAGAAGATACCGATCGATATGCTCGCCGGCACCAGCATGGGCGCGTTGATCGGGGCGCTTTGGGCTGCCGGGAAAGATCCCTCGGAGATTGAGGAGATCGTAAAGCAATTTAAAAAAAAGATAACGACCTTAAGGCTGCTCGACCTTACATGGCCTTCCCATGGGCTGATAAAGGGGAGGGAAGTGAGGCGATTCCTGATATCCCAATTAGGCGATAAGACTTTCTATGACCTTAAACTGCCTTTCAGGATAGTGACATGCGATATAGAGACCAGGGAAGAAGTGGTTCTTGAGCAAGGGAACCTGGCCGAGGCGATCATGGCATCCGTTTCTATACCCGGGATATTCGAACCCGTAAAGATCGACGGCAGGCTTCTGGTCGACGGCGGCATAATCAATCCTCTGCCCACGAATGTGCTTACGAGGAGCGGTGTTGAGAAGATAATAGCCGTAAACTCCCTTCCGAGCCCTGAGGATATCCAAAAATCGAAGAAGAAGTTGACCAATATATTCGATATCATAGTGAACAGCGTCCAGGCCAGCGAGTATCTTCTGGCAGAGACGAGCTGCCAGGTTGCGGATATAGCAATGCATCCGATACTTCCCACGGCAGACTGGTATGAATTCTATGAAAGCGAAAAGATAATAATGAAAGGGGAGGAAGAGGCTATCAAATATCTTCCGCGCCTGAAAGAACTGGTAATTTCCACATAGACATATTACGACATGCTTATAAAAAAAGACCCGGATATAATAAAATCGTATTTTGAAGATAGCTCCAATATGAAGGGCGGCCACGCCCTCGAAGTGGTCTTCCCGAAGGATGTAGACGAATTATCCGCCTTCCTTAAGGATGCCAATTCCGGAAAACTTCCTGTCACAATATCGGGCGGCGGCACCGGCACTACAGGGTCAAGGGTGCCGTTCGGCGGGGCGGTCATATCCATGGAGAAGTTTAACAGGATCGCGGAGATATCGGCGGATAAAATGTCGGCCTCGGTCCAGACCGGCGTATCGGTAGAAGACCTTAAGAACGCGTGTGAAGAGAAGGGGTTGTTCTATACATCGCATCCCACCGAAAAATCGGCTACCGTAGGCGGGACAGTGGCGACCAATGCGTCCGGATCCAGGTCTTTTAAATATGGCCCCACGAGAAGATATGTCAGGCGGCTGAAGATGGTGTTGGCAGGCGGAGAGGTCCTGGAGATAAAAAGAGGTGAGAGATCCCTCTCGCGCGACAATTCGTTAGTGAAGCTTCCGTGCGGCCTTGATATAGCCGTTCCTATGCCTTCATATGTGATGCCTGATGTGAAGAACGCCGCGGGATACTTCGTCAAAGATGGGATGGACCTTATAGACTTGTTTATAGGCCAGGAGGGAACTCTCTCCGTTATTACTGACATAGAACTCGGATTGGTCCCGAAACCCGCGGACATTTTCAGCTGTTTTGTTTTCTTCGAGAAAGAAGAAGACGCCTGGGATTTTTCCAGAGAGGCCAGGAGACTATCAAGGGCTAAAGATTTGAGCGCCGGACCGGCATTAGACGCGCTGTCGATCGAGTATTTTGACCACAACTCCCTGGATTTGCTGAGGGCCAAAGGCCGGGATCTCCCCGGTGACGCTAATGCGGCGATATTCTTTGAGCAGGAGATCGGCGGCAAGTGGTCGGGTAAAGTCGAGGAGAATTGGACGAAGCTTATTTTGGAGCACAACTCGTCTCCGGACGAAACCTGGGTTGCCATGGATGACAATAAACAGGATGAATTTACAAAGCTCCGTCACGCAATACCCGAATGCGTTAATGAGATGATAAAGCGTAATGGTTTCCAGAAATTGAGCGCTGACATAGCCGTTCCCGATGATCGATTTTCCCGGATGATGGATTTCTACCTGAGCTCTTTAATGGCAACTAAACTGGAATACGTGATATTCGGGCACATAGGAGAGAGCCACGTCCATGTAAATATCCTGCCAAGGTCTGAGACTGAATTGAGGTACGGCACGGATATGTTGATGGGTTTTGCCAGGAAAGGCGTATCGTTAGGAGGTACGGTTTCCGCGGAACACGGCATCGGGAAGATCAAGCATAAGTATCTTGAGGTAATGTACGGTAAGCAGGGCATATTGGATATGGCAAGAATAAAAAAAGCATTTGATCCCGGTTGTATACTCGGGCTCGACAACATCTTTCCTAAAGAGATATTAAGGTAGATATGAAAGAGATAAAATTTAATATTCCTTACGGAAAAGGATCGTTGGACTTTTCTCTCCCGAGAAGCAGGCTTCTGGGAGTGCTTAAGAACAGAGGCAGCAGGCCCGGGGATATCCGGAGCCTTCTTTCGTCGGTGTTTCGGAAGATCCCGGGTGAAGATGAGATCGAAGGCCTGGCTATCGGCAAAAACGTGCTTATAGTCGTCCCTGACGCCACTAGAAGCGCCCATCTAAGGCAGATATTGCCGTACCTGATAAGTAAGATCGGCAAGGTTTCCAGGACAATAGATATAATCATAGCGACAGGCCTGCATAAGAAGCACACCCGTGGCCAGTTGAAAGAGCTTCTAGGCGGATCTATAGTCCGGAAATACAGGATCTTGCAGCATGACCAGAATGTCGGCTCCCTTGCCGATCTGGGCAGCACCGATGACGGCATTCCTGTGATATTGAACAGGAACCTGTTTAGCCACGATCTCGTTATTTCCATAGGCGTCATTGAGCCGCATCTGTATGCAGGTTATAGCGGCGGGATAAAGACCGTGTCTATCGGGCTTGCCGGTGAACGTACGGTAAACTACACGCACGGGGTGAAATTTCTCGATGATAAGATGACGAGGATCGGTTCGGTGAAAGGCAACCCCTTTCAGGATGCCTTGTGGAAAATATCCGGCGGTATAAATATAGGGTTTTCTGTGAATGTGGTAAACGATCCTGACGGGGAAGCGGTCGGTCTGTTCGCGGGCGACACGAAAAGAGTTTTCGCGAAAGGTGTAAAAGCGTCGCGGAGGATATTTGCTGTGGAGGCGGAGATCCAGGCCGATATTGTAATATGCGGCGTCGGTTTTCCTAAGGATATTAACCTGTATCAGGCTTCCCGCGCAATAAATTATGTGGTGAACACGGACAGGCCTGTAATAAAAAGGGGAGGGGTTATTATAATTGCCGCTGAATTAAAAGACGGCATAGGGAAGAGTCCCTCAGAGATCAGGTTCTATGATAAGCTGAGAGAGATGCTTTCACCTGAAGATTTCATAATAAATACGAAGTTGAAAGGGTGTGTTGTCGGTGAACATCGGGCATATATGGTTGCCAAACCTCTCATCGATTACAAGATCGCATTTGTAAATACCGGGAAACACGCGTTTGCTCACGGTCTCCCATTCCCGTTCTTTAAGCGCATTTCAGCCGCTTTAAAATACGCCGACAGTATTGCCGGCCAGAGATCGCTGATATATATAATACCAAGAGCTTTGTCTACTATAGCGTCGGTTAGACCCTAAAACAAGCTTGCTTTTTTGTCATTTGTGAGTATAATTGATTAAGAAACATAGGAGGAAATTATATGTTTAGCATAAAAAATATATTGTTTGCAGTTTTCGCGATATTTTTTGTTGTCATATTTTCGGCGACCCGCCTTTTCGCGCAGGATGACGATTCGACCAGGCAGATCTTGAAGCAGGGATTGCTTGGAGCCGGCACGGGCGCCATCGCGTCAGGCGCTTCCGGAGGCAACGCAGGGACGGGGGCCCTTATAGGAGCAGGAACTGGTGTTATAGGAGGCGCGCTGCTGGATGCCATTACGACTCCATCCAGTTCATCAAGAAGGACTGTCAGGAGGAGTTCGGCGCCTCCTCCCGATGATGAATACTATTATGAAGATGAACCGGAAGATGTGTATTACGAAGAGGCGCCGCAGCAATCCGGCACATCACAGGTGTTGAAGCAGGGGCTGTTGGGAGCCGGCACGGGAGCTATAGCCGCAGGCGCGTCCGGAGGTAAGGCAGGCCAGGGGGCTCTTATAGGGGCAGGCACTGGTATTATAGGAGGCGCGCTGCTGGATGCCATATCTCAGCCTTCTCAGCCAAAG is a window of Candidatus Omnitrophota bacterium DNA encoding:
- a CDS encoding inositol monophosphatase family protein, which translates into the protein MENLYKKVAIEAAITSGRFIKRSVGRTIRISYKGKDNIVTDIDKKAESIIINKILSAFPDHAVLSEESRPIRSLSPYKWIVDPLDGTTNFAHSFPFFCVSIALEMSGNVVLGVVYDPVRDELFYAEHGKGACLNNKRILVSKTQKLREGFLATGFAYGREKKDRNVANFRRFLMKALAIRRAGSAALDLCYVACGRFDGYWEYGLHPWDSAAGMIIVREAKGLVTRFGGEDYYPYDNDILASNAVIHRSMQAILINHRE
- a CDS encoding FAD-binding oxidoreductase, coding for MLIKKDPDIIKSYFEDSSNMKGGHALEVVFPKDVDELSAFLKDANSGKLPVTISGGGTGTTGSRVPFGGAVISMEKFNRIAEISADKMSASVQTGVSVEDLKNACEEKGLFYTSHPTEKSATVGGTVATNASGSRSFKYGPTRRYVRRLKMVLAGGEVLEIKRGERSLSRDNSLVKLPCGLDIAVPMPSYVMPDVKNAAGYFVKDGMDLIDLFIGQEGTLSVITDIELGLVPKPADIFSCFVFFEKEEDAWDFSREARRLSRAKDLSAGPALDALSIEYFDHNSLDLLRAKGRDLPGDANAAIFFEQEIGGKWSGKVEENWTKLILEHNSSPDETWVAMDDNKQDEFTKLRHAIPECVNEMIKRNGFQKLSADIAVPDDRFSRMMDFYLSSLMATKLEYVIFGHIGESHVHVNILPRSETELRYGTDMLMGFARKGVSLGGTVSAEHGIGKIKHKYLEVMYGKQGILDMARIKKAFDPGCILGLDNIFPKEILR
- a CDS encoding glycine zipper family protein — protein: MFSIKNILFAVFAIFFVVIFSATRLFAQDDDSTRQILKQGLLGAGTGAIASGASGGNAGTGALIGAGTGVIGGALLDAITTPSSSSRRTVRRSSAPPPDDEYYYEDEPEDVYYEEAPQQSGTSQVLKQGLLGAGTGAIAAGASGGKAGQGALIGAGTGIIGGALLDAISQPSQPKRVYRRAPRQTQTAQPVQPLQTQQYQSNVQVSEESAGLEGGKKKIVKKYDASGKLISEEEIYY
- the larA gene encoding nickel-dependent lactate racemase, coding for MKEIKFNIPYGKGSLDFSLPRSRLLGVLKNRGSRPGDIRSLLSSVFRKIPGEDEIEGLAIGKNVLIVVPDATRSAHLRQILPYLISKIGKVSRTIDIIIATGLHKKHTRGQLKELLGGSIVRKYRILQHDQNVGSLADLGSTDDGIPVILNRNLFSHDLVISIGVIEPHLYAGYSGGIKTVSIGLAGERTVNYTHGVKFLDDKMTRIGSVKGNPFQDALWKISGGINIGFSVNVVNDPDGEAVGLFAGDTKRVFAKGVKASRRIFAVEAEIQADIVICGVGFPKDINLYQASRAINYVVNTDRPVIKRGGVIIIAAELKDGIGKSPSEIRFYDKLREMLSPEDFIINTKLKGCVVGEHRAYMVAKPLIDYKIAFVNTGKHAFAHGLPFPFFKRISAALKYADSIAGQRSLIYIIPRALSTIASVRP
- a CDS encoding patatin-like phospholipase family protein — translated: MGDILRLREKLSIIGYIPLFAGLTVEDKKTVAAASSIIEYKKDDVIYREGEPADAFYCVITGRLKACITRHSTTENLEYLKRGKYFGIISILTGDPHSVTVQAVNDSIILRIPKADFDRMLGRIPALAIHFGKTLSKRLKTKDTHGRKVFESNIISVFNISAGASADDYILNLGIGLKSQTGKNIIFLYLNKTGDNTFYASGVSFSSKLIRLDSPFFNEDIVTESISRHACGIDFINVAHNPKEPLNLVSLLSYLTNYYHYLLVGLPNDMDAAIFECLRQSDSIHLITVPDQSGLKAAAKLANELEASSAGMGIKMKIITDESAMVELIPFEERVETLKHDIFATLPEIKGLEGSIVAAEPVLTRCPDCEYSKMIRRISRQVGDCLIGLALGSGAALGLAHIGVLKVLEREKIPIDMLAGTSMGALIGALWAAGKDPSEIEEIVKQFKKKITTLRLLDLTWPSHGLIKGREVRRFLISQLGDKTFYDLKLPFRIVTCDIETREEVVLEQGNLAEAIMASVSIPGIFEPVKIDGRLLVDGGIINPLPTNVLTRSGVEKIIAVNSLPSPEDIQKSKKKLTNIFDIIVNSVQASEYLLAETSCQVADIAMHPILPTADWYEFYESEKIIMKGEEEAIKYLPRLKELVIST